From the genome of bacterium, one region includes:
- a CDS encoding DUF6125 family protein yields the protein MSELTQEQMIEYYHRSYKTVDGLWFVKTEEKFDFVTAMDIDTAVWKVLPKIQARMLKSFLNVESGFDALFECFLQKLTLDRFAYIAEKKPDKTAFNIVIKSCPWYTLRVKSGREHLFREKNFDDRICSTEFKVFAQEFSDRITFTYQTQLCKGAEYCILQFTSQPSP from the coding sequence ATGTCAGAGTTAACTCAAGAGCAAATGATTGAATATTATCACCGAAGTTATAAAACGGTTGATGGATTGTGGTTCGTTAAAACTGAAGAGAAGTTCGATTTTGTAACCGCTATGGATATTGATACTGCGGTCTGGAAAGTTCTGCCGAAAATTCAGGCGCGAATGTTAAAATCGTTCCTGAATGTTGAATCGGGTTTCGATGCATTATTCGAATGTTTTCTCCAGAAATTAACGCTGGATAGGTTTGCATATATCGCCGAGAAAAAACCCGATAAAACTGCATTCAACATCGTAATTAAATCCTGCCCATGGTATACGTTACGGGTTAAATCCGGTCGCGAGCATCTGTTTCGCGAGAAAAACTTTGATGACCGAATCTGTTCGACTGAATTTAAAGTTTTTGCTCAAGAATTTAGTGACCGAATAACATTTACCTACCAAACTCAACTTTGTAAAGGTGCGGAATACTGCATCCTGCAATTCACGAGTCAACCTTCACCATAA
- a CDS encoding phospholipid carrier-dependent glycosyltransferase, with amino-acid sequence MNRLYKILSEHKWLIGILAFALLMRIWGIQFGLPEQYHPDEVKYVILGLKVGVVGLNVGYFDNPTGYSYLLFFEYGLLYLIGRLFSIFHSPRDLAILYYQDPSIYVLLGRLTAALFGVGTVWLTYLIGKKTVNRTVGLLAALFLAVSFGHIRDSHYAVPDIPMAFFLILAFYCMVQFYFSEKTLLHDTNHTGLKSDIPQLQSGRKERLLVLLAGFFAGIAVGFKYTAGFIVIPIMFALLLRRNNLGTNWKQQLGWFLLFFVVTFIGFFIACPYALLDYPKFIASIQNLRYMDKTGHWGIDPDVNGYLFYLQSLNWQLGLFIFISGLVGIGYCLYKYKLNGIMVFLFPPIYYVFMSDSKLVYDRYMLPVLPFLCCASAIFIFDVLTKIPKIEKVILPLCTGIVIIQPLVQASYSNYLFTQKDTRTIAKEWVEQNIPAGSKIAMEGYGPPLTHYRESLKSWVSLDTARERYQVTQLPTKGAALYPLNYYREQRYDYLIIASYTYLRYWVRPEHNPEAIKFYESLPKETELIARFSPYRNNIIPAPKPEGFPTETLFMRVRPGPIIQIYKIQRN; translated from the coding sequence ATGAATCGATTATACAAAATATTATCTGAGCATAAATGGCTCATTGGTATTTTAGCATTCGCTTTACTGATGAGAATCTGGGGTATCCAGTTCGGATTACCGGAACAATACCATCCTGACGAGGTTAAATACGTTATTCTCGGATTGAAAGTCGGTGTAGTCGGATTGAATGTTGGCTATTTCGACAACCCGACTGGATATAGTTATCTACTCTTTTTTGAATATGGGTTACTCTATCTAATCGGCCGACTTTTTTCAATCTTCCATTCTCCACGGGATTTAGCTATCCTCTATTATCAGGATCCATCTATTTATGTGTTGCTCGGACGACTCACCGCAGCATTGTTCGGCGTAGGAACAGTTTGGCTAACCTATTTGATTGGGAAAAAAACAGTGAATCGAACGGTAGGACTACTTGCCGCATTATTTCTCGCCGTATCGTTTGGGCATATTCGCGATTCCCATTATGCGGTTCCGGACATTCCAATGGCATTTTTCCTTATTCTTGCATTTTATTGTATGGTTCAATTCTATTTTTCAGAAAAAACCTTACTTCACGATACAAATCATACAGGATTAAAATCCGATATTCCCCAACTACAATCAGGGCGAAAAGAAAGATTGCTCGTATTACTTGCTGGTTTTTTCGCCGGAATTGCGGTCGGATTTAAATATACCGCCGGGTTCATTGTGATTCCGATTATGTTCGCATTGCTGTTGCGCAGAAACAATTTGGGTACGAATTGGAAACAGCAGCTAGGATGGTTCTTGCTTTTTTTCGTGGTTACGTTCATTGGTTTCTTTATTGCCTGTCCCTATGCCCTGCTAGATTATCCCAAGTTCATCGCCTCGATTCAGAATCTGCGGTATATGGATAAAACCGGTCATTGGGGAATTGACCCGGATGTAAATGGATATCTTTTCTATCTCCAATCGTTAAACTGGCAACTGGGTTTATTCATTTTCATTTCTGGACTTGTAGGTATCGGTTATTGTCTCTATAAATATAAATTAAACGGAATCATGGTATTTCTATTTCCGCCGATTTACTATGTATTTATGTCAGATTCTAAATTGGTGTACGACCGATATATGTTACCGGTTTTACCATTTCTATGCTGTGCTAGCGCTATTTTCATCTTCGATGTGTTGACCAAAATACCTAAAATAGAAAAGGTTATCTTGCCATTATGCACTGGTATTGTTATCATTCAACCGCTGGTGCAAGCGAGTTATTCAAATTATCTATTTACGCAAAAAGACACGCGAACGATTGCTAAAGAATGGGTTGAACAAAATATTCCTGCTGGAAGTAAAATCGCTATGGAAGGATACGGTCCGCCGTTAACGCATTATCGCGAATCTTTAAAATCATGGGTTTCGTTAGATACTGCTAGAGAACGATATCAAGTCACTCAACTTCCAACGAAAGGAGCAGCACTATATCCGCTGAACTATTATCGCGAACAACGGTATGATTATCTGATTATCGCAAGTTATACCTATTTACGATATTGGGTTCGTCCGGAACATAATCCTGAGGCAATCAAGTTCTATGAATCGTTACCAAAAGAAACGGAGCTAATCGCTCGGTTCAGTCCGTATCGGAATAATATCATTCCAGCCCCGAAACCGGAAGGTTTTCCGACCGAGACCTTATTTATGCGGGTTCGACCGGGTCCGATAATTCAAATTTATAAAATTCAACGGAATTAA
- the rbsK gene encoding ribokinase: MSQSNPNIVVVGSSNTDMVVKTPRIPVKGETILGREFIMVPGGKGANQAVAASRLGAQVTFIARVGNDIFGDSSLSNFIANRINTRYIQRDPETPSGVALIFVDEHGENVIVVAPGSNAKLSPDDVQQAEAIIRTAAVILLQLEIPIATVEYTVSLAQSYNVPVILNPAPATTLSPNLLHEITYLTPNETEASILSGIKVNDTSTAETAGKKLIELGVETVIVTLGAAGALVVTAETTKLIPAPKVTAVDTTAAGDAFNGGLAVALATGKSLLEAVQFANYVGALSVTKMGAQPSMPTYDDVMRFMANSNT, from the coding sequence ATGAGTCAATCTAATCCAAATATCGTTGTGGTCGGTAGTTCGAATACCGATATGGTAGTTAAAACTCCTCGAATCCCAGTTAAAGGAGAAACAATTCTTGGCCGTGAATTTATTATGGTTCCCGGCGGGAAAGGAGCAAACCAAGCGGTAGCAGCATCTCGGCTTGGAGCGCAGGTAACCTTCATTGCGCGAGTTGGAAACGATATTTTTGGCGATAGTTCGCTATCCAATTTTATCGCAAACAGAATTAATACGCGTTATATTCAACGCGACCCAGAGACTCCATCTGGAGTAGCGCTGATTTTCGTTGATGAACACGGAGAAAATGTTATCGTGGTTGCGCCAGGGTCAAATGCGAAATTAAGTCCTGATGATGTCCAGCAGGCGGAAGCGATTATTCGAACTGCGGCGGTGATTTTACTGCAACTCGAAATTCCGATAGCCACCGTTGAATATACGGTTTCACTAGCGCAATCGTATAATGTTCCGGTTATACTCAATCCTGCTCCGGCAACGACATTATCTCCAAACTTACTCCATGAGATAACCTATTTAACGCCTAATGAAACTGAAGCGAGTATATTATCCGGCATTAAGGTTAATGATACATCTACTGCGGAAACCGCTGGGAAAAAATTAATTGAACTAGGGGTGGAAACCGTTATAGTAACGCTAGGCGCTGCGGGTGCACTGGTAGTAACTGCTGAAACAACGAAGTTAATTCCGGCACCGAAAGTGACCGCAGTTGATACTACGGCAGCAGGTGATGCGTTCAACGGCGGTCTTGCCGTTGCATTAGCTACTGGAAAATCGTTACTTGAAGCGGTACAATTTGCGAATTATGTCGGCGCGTTATCCGTAACCAAAATGGGCGCTCAACCGTCGATGCCGACATACGATGACGTGATGCGATTCATGGCAAATTCTAATACCTAA
- a CDS encoding thymidine phosphorylase: protein MLAYDIIRKKRNGIELSAEELAFLINGYTQGTIPDYQMSAFLMASYFRGMTPTETAILTETMLRSGKTIDLSMLKKISVDKHSTGGVGDKVSIALAPLVAAAGVPVPMISGRGLGHTGGTLDKLESIPGFRTNLTIAEFIRLLKKINVAMIGQTAELVPADKKLYALRDVTATVECIPLIAGSIMSKKLAEGANGIVFDVKTGSGAFMQKYSDAVTLAKTLVGIAKQLNRSAVALITDMNQPLGNAVGNAVEVQECIDVLKGNGPADLVEITVTLGGYMLWLGKVVSTVESGKKKITELIRSGAGLKKFIEMVKEQGGDPSIVEHPDRLPQAKYRKILRATQTGYIQKVDAYHIGLASVYLGAGRKELGAPIDHAVGIIIHKKIGEVVQKDEPIATVLYNQTKQLKESIGLITSAFSIGRKRPIPPKLILKVIK, encoded by the coding sequence ATGCTCGCTTACGATATCATACGCAAAAAACGTAATGGAATAGAACTCTCGGCGGAAGAACTCGCTTTTCTAATAAATGGCTATACTCAAGGAACGATTCCGGATTATCAAATGAGTGCATTTCTTATGGCATCTTATTTCCGGGGAATGACTCCGACTGAAACAGCAATTTTAACCGAAACGATGCTCCGTTCCGGCAAAACTATTGATTTATCTATGCTCAAGAAAATTTCGGTTGATAAACATAGTACAGGCGGGGTTGGGGATAAGGTTAGTATCGCACTAGCGCCGTTAGTCGCTGCTGCTGGAGTTCCGGTTCCGATGATTTCCGGTCGTGGACTCGGCCATACCGGCGGAACCTTGGATAAACTCGAATCTATCCCCGGATTTAGAACTAATCTCACTATTGCAGAATTCATACGGCTATTGAAAAAGATTAATGTCGCTATGATTGGACAAACAGCTGAGCTAGTTCCTGCGGATAAAAAACTCTATGCGTTACGCGATGTAACAGCAACGGTAGAATGTATTCCGTTAATTGCCGGAAGTATTATGAGTAAAAAACTCGCTGAAGGAGCGAACGGAATCGTATTTGATGTTAAAACCGGTTCCGGCGCGTTTATGCAGAAATATTCCGATGCGGTTACCCTTGCAAAAACTTTGGTAGGGATAGCAAAACAGCTGAACCGGTCAGCGGTTGCGCTGATAACTGATATGAACCAACCATTAGGCAATGCGGTAGGTAATGCAGTAGAAGTGCAGGAATGTATTGACGTATTAAAAGGGAACGGGCCAGCGGATTTAGTTGAAATAACGGTAACGCTAGGCGGATATATGCTGTGGCTCGGGAAAGTAGTCTCAACGGTTGAATCTGGAAAAAAGAAGATAACGGAATTGATTCGTTCCGGTGCGGGATTAAAAAAGTTTATCGAAATGGTTAAAGAACAAGGCGGTGACCCGAGTATTGTCGAGCATCCGGATCGATTACCGCAAGCGAAATATCGTAAGATTCTCCGTGCGACCCAAACTGGGTATATTCAAAAAGTTGATGCGTATCATATTGGACTTGCTTCCGTGTATCTCGGTGCTGGACGAAAGGAACTCGGTGCACCGATTGACCATGCAGTTGGAATCATTATCCATAAAAAAATCGGCGAGGTTGTCCAAAAGGATGAACCGATTGCGACGGTTTTATATAATCAAACGAAACAATTAAAGGAATCTATTGGTTTAATCACATCCGCATTTTCAATCGGAAGAAAAAGACCTATACCACCAAAACTGATACTAAAGGTAATAAAATAA
- a CDS encoding purine-nucleoside phosphorylase: protein MRKNKIQKFHSKILLPQSAIKETVAYIHSQCNILPQLGIVLGSGLGNVADRIIDCSKTVIPYSSIPHFPQPTVAGHHGNLVLGLCQNIPIAIMQGRFHLYEGHTVETILYPIQILAKLGVETLILTNAAGGLNPKIPVGSLVIIKDQINFMFIRLGDDFTQWGRPIYDERLIQLALNIAKKEKLQVATGVYIGAKGPSYETPAEIRMFQKMGADMIGMSTVLESIAANELGMKVLGISCITNLGAGITPAKLTHEEVLDISQKTSCNLSILITELVKNIE from the coding sequence ATGAGAAAGAATAAAATCCAAAAATTTCATTCTAAAATTTTGCTCCCACAATCCGCAATAAAAGAAACGGTAGCTTATATTCATTCTCAATGCAACATATTACCCCAACTTGGTATTGTTCTCGGTTCAGGTTTAGGCAATGTCGCTGATAGGATTATTGATTGCTCTAAAACGGTTATACCCTATTCTTCAATTCCGCATTTTCCGCAACCGACGGTCGCAGGACATCACGGGAATCTTGTTCTCGGGTTATGCCAGAATATCCCGATTGCAATTATGCAGGGTAGATTCCATCTCTATGAAGGACATACGGTTGAAACGATATTATATCCTATACAAATTTTAGCTAAACTAGGGGTTGAAACTTTGATATTAACGAATGCTGCAGGTGGATTGAATCCGAAGATTCCGGTCGGTTCTCTGGTTATAATCAAAGACCAGATAAATTTTATGTTTATCCGACTCGGAGATGACTTTACCCAATGGGGTCGGCCGATTTATGATGAACGACTAATTCAACTCGCTTTAAATATAGCAAAAAAAGAAAAGTTACAGGTTGCAACTGGAGTTTATATCGGTGCTAAGGGTCCGAGTTATGAAACTCCGGCTGAAATTCGGATGTTTCAAAAAATGGGAGCGGATATGATTGGAATGTCAACGGTACTCGAATCAATTGCTGCGAATGAGCTGGGAATGAAAGTTCTCGGGATATCCTGCATAACCAATCTCGGGGCTGGGATAACTCCAGCGAAACTGACGCATGAAGAAGTATTGGATATTTCGCAAAAAACAAGTTGTAATTTAAGCATCTTGATAACGGAATTGGTGAAAAATATAGAATAA
- a CDS encoding ABC transporter permease, with amino-acid sequence MDILTLTMLGQTLRISVPYILAALGGTFSERSGVVNIALEGMLLTGAFCSVLLVYYLGNPWLGLIGGIIGGVILASIHAFVCVKYKADQIVSGVALNLLAVGLTKFMLKIIFGSASNSERIAGLPSWDIPGLEQVPVTNPFVLLTIGIVICSHGILYYTPFGLRLRAVGEHPAAADTLGISVSGMRYAGVFISGILAGLGGAYLALDQHQFTDGMSSGRGFIALAAMIFGKWTPLGATAACLLFGFAESFQIHLQNAGYAIPTQLIQMIPYLLTIIALAGIVGRSTPPAAVGKPYEKE; translated from the coding sequence ATGGACATTCTTACGCTTACCATGCTAGGACAAACGCTGCGAATTTCTGTTCCTTATATACTCGCAGCGTTAGGTGGAACGTTCAGTGAACGGTCCGGTGTGGTGAACATTGCTCTGGAAGGAATGCTGTTAACCGGCGCGTTTTGTTCGGTGTTACTGGTATATTATCTCGGTAATCCGTGGTTAGGATTAATTGGCGGGATTATTGGCGGAGTTATCCTAGCGAGTATCCATGCGTTCGTTTGCGTGAAATATAAAGCAGACCAGATTGTTAGCGGAGTAGCATTAAATCTTTTAGCGGTAGGACTCACCAAGTTTATGTTAAAAATCATTTTTGGAAGTGCTTCTAATTCCGAACGGATTGCTGGACTGCCGAGTTGGGATATCCCAGGGCTGGAACAGGTTCCGGTAACCAATCCATTTGTTTTGTTAACGATAGGAATCGTTATTTGCAGTCATGGAATTCTATATTATACCCCGTTCGGATTACGGTTACGTGCGGTTGGTGAACATCCTGCAGCTGCGGATACGCTCGGAATTAGCGTTAGCGGAATGCGGTATGCTGGTGTGTTCATCAGCGGGATTCTTGCCGGACTCGGTGGCGCATATCTTGCACTCGACCAGCATCAGTTTACTGATGGAATGTCTAGCGGTCGCGGGTTTATCGCATTAGCGGCGATGATTTTTGGGAAATGGACTCCGCTCGGGGCGACGGCTGCCTGTCTGCTATTTGGATTTGCGGAATCGTTCCAAATCCATTTGCAGAATGCTGGGTATGCGATTCCAACCCAGCTTATCCAAATGATACCGTATTTGTTAACAATAATCGCGTTAGCGGGAATAGTCGGTCGGTCAACACCGCCGGCAGCTGTCGGAAAACCGTATGAGAAAGAATAA